TGTCGTTCCCCTGCGGAGCGCTCACCAAGATGTGGTAGCGGCCGGTCCCCGGAAGCGACGCATACAGATCGACCTGACCCCAACTCCCCAAGCTTCCCCCCACCGACGCAAGACGAGCTCCCGTCGAGTCGAACAGCTCCACACGCTTCTGAAAATCGTTCCCGCCCCCACCCGCACGAATGATCACCGAGTCCCCCGCAGCCCCGGTAAACCGATACGCGTCAACATCGCCCACGGGATCAATCTGCCCATGGACTACCGTGTCATAGACGATGTCGGTCGTGTCCGGGACGGTCGGACTCGCGTGGAGAGCGGCCGGAGCTGCAAGCGTGAGCGCGGAGAGGACGATCCGGGAGAGAGAACGCCGGAGAGCATTCATCGTGACTGCCCCCTTCCTTGGTGGAGAGAAGTTCCGGCGGTGGATTCAGCCGAACCCTTCTCCTGAGCCGTAGCCCGACCCGGTGTTGTAAGCGTGGTCCATTCGCATGAGGAAGGGCATCGCCGATCAGGCAGCGTCATTATACCATGCATGGATCTTGTGTCAATCCTGTTCGCCGTCGATGACGGACGCTGCTTTGGATCCCACTGGGCCGGCAACCGTTACGAATGGAATCGCCACCAGATCCCCACCAGGGGAAAGAAGAAACCATCACCGGCGGAGTAGTAGTTCAGGCCAAGCTTAAGACGGAACTTGTCCCAACCGAAGAGAACGCCGCCCGCCACGCGAACGCCGGAGAACGTCGCGTCGTATCCTACATCCGCAAGGAGACGCGTCAGGTCGCTCAGGGCCTGCTCGATTCCAACAGTAAGGCCTGTGCCGCTCGCCCATGCGGCCACTTCGACATCGTCGGTCTCGTAATCGGATCGAAAATAGGCGAACTGACCGGCGAGATGCCCCATTGTCCGCTCGCCAATCGATAGGCTCGCAGAGGCGTATGGGACCAGAGTCGTGAAGCTAGCCTCGTCCGTGCCCCATAGTCCGTTGCCATCCACCCTTAGGAGGTTCAAGGAGAAATGGGAGGCGCCGAGTCCGATCGCGACCGCGCGATCTTCGTCTTTCAAGAGGGAGAACTTCGCGTCTGCGTTTTTTACTTGGAATATCCACAAGAGAAGATTCGTGCCGAACTGAAGTTGTTCGGTCGCTCCGTAGTTGATCGAACCGATCCCCACCGTGAACTCCCCCTCGTGAAGCGTGTAGCCGGTGGGAAGGAAGGCGTTTGTCGTGATCGGGCGGCCCTCGAATCCCGCATCGACCGTCGACATGCACCCGGCAAGTACAAAGGTCACGAGTCGTAACGTCCTGATTCCGTTTCCCATTTTCCTTTTCCTCCTCCGTGTCCGGCCTCAACGGGCCGTGGCCCGTCTCACAGGGGCTGATGCTCTCGGATCTCTCTTCGACCTAGTAGTCGCCGGATGCATTGTGGTGTGACGGGAAGAAGCGAAACTTGCGAGAGACCCGGCTCAGAAACCCCCCGGAATCCGCAACCCCGGAGCGAGCACCCGGCCTTCCCTCGAGCGTGTGTTCCTGATATCATCGATCGCAACGGGAGGACCGAGGCCCCGGAACCGAAGGTTGACCTTCGCCCGGACCGGTGGGACGAACGACCGACAGGTCCGCGCGGGGC
This portion of the Candidatus Eisenbacteria bacterium genome encodes:
- a CDS encoding PPC domain-containing protein — translated: MNALRRSLSRIVLSALTLAAPAALHASPTVPDTTDIVYDTVVHGQIDPVGDVDAYRFTGAAGDSVIIRAGGGGNDFQKRVELFDSTGARLASVGGSLGSWGQVDLYASLPGTGRYHILVSAPQGND